The genomic region TCGGCCACGCTCGCCTCGAAGGGCTGGCCGGCCTTGATCCCGTCGTAGCGGGCCCGCAGCTCCGCCGCCGGCTCCCTTTTGTCGACCAGCAGTTCGACGGGGGCGAACAACTCGGCGGCTGCGGCGGCGTCGGCCTGGGACAACGCGGCACGCAGCTCCTGGGCCGTGGCCAGCGCCCGCCCCTGCCGGGTGACCAGGTCGTCGGTGGCGTCGAGCCGGTGGGCGACAACCCCGCGCAGGGTCAACCCGAACAGGGCCAGCGCGACGACGAGCACGCCGAGCAGCCCGACCAGCCGGACGCCGGCGTCGCAGTGTGCCGCGACGGTGCGCGCCAGCCGCGCGGCCTGGCGGAACCAGCCCGGGCCGGGCGGGACGGGTGCCCTGGGAGCCCTGCCCTCGCGCCGTCGCCGGACGCCCCCGCGGCGCCGGGATTCCGGCCCTCCGCTGGGAGCAGGCGGCGGCGACGCCACAACCGTCACAGTCACCGAGCGTATAGGCATCTCGCCGATCCGGTTACTTCAAGCAGGGATCTCATCCCGGTCGGGCGGGAAAGGCGTCATAGATGACGCAGGCGATCGTCACGAACGTCGACGGCAGGGACCGATCGTGCCGGGCGCGGCAGGGCCGGGCATCGGCCCGACGGGGTGACATCCCAGCAGGCCGTATCGTCGGTAGCCGCAACGCCGGGCGAGCACCGAGGAGCGACGTGTCGACGATCCCATCTCCCTCCCGCTCGTCCCCGTCCCCCCCATCGCCCTCCCGCGACGAGCCCGCGGGTGCGGTGGGACCGCCGGTCGAGCCGCCCCCGGGGATCACCGACGCGCGCCTCGCCCGGCAGATCGCCTTCCTGCTGGAGATCGACCAGCTCAAGTCGGTGCTGCGGCAGAGCCACCTGATCGACCGGTCTCGGCGGGAGAACGACGCCGAGCACTCCTGGCATCTGGCGATGCTCGCCGTCGTCCTCGGCGAGTACGCGGCGGCGGAGGTCGACCAGGCGCGGGTCATCCGCATGCTGCTGATCCACGACCTGGTGGAGGTCTACGCGGGCGACACGTTCCTGTACGACACGCAGGCCGCGGCCAGCCAGGCCGAACGCGAGCGGGCGGCCGCCGACCGGCTGTTCCCGCAGCTTCCCGGTGACCAGGCCGACGAGCTGCGGGCGCTGTGGGACGAGTTCGAGGAGCGGCGCACCCCCGACGCCCGGTTCGCCCGCGCCCTCGACCGGGTGCAGCCGCTGCTGCTGAACTTCTACACCGCCGGGAGCACCTGGCTTCCGCACCGGGTGAGCAGGGCGGACGTGCTGGCTCACCAGAAGACCGTCGAGGACGGTTCCCCGGCGCTGTGGGCCTACATCCGCGTCATGATCGACGAGGCGGTGCGCCGCGGGTACCTGCTCGCCTGACGGGCCAGCGTGTCGGCCTTGCCTGCCGGCCCACCCGGGCCGCCGGAAGGGCAGCCCGATCCGAGACGGCCGTCCGATCCGAGACGGCCGTCCGATCCGAGACGGCCGTCCGGTGCGAGACGGCCGTCAGGACAGCCCGCAGCGCTGCTGTGAGGTGTATTCGCGCAGCGCGGTCGCGACGGCGGGAAGGACCGGTACCAGGCAGAACACCGGGTTGCGCCAGAGCTGGCGGTACTCGCCGTCGCCCGCGTCGGCGTCGGATTCCAGCGCGTCGCTGTGGGCGTGGGCGACGGCGGCGGGTGCCGCCTGGCCCAGCACGCCCGCGAGCCACGGCCGGTCGGCCATGATCCTCGCCGCGGCGACGGCGAGCCCGGGGTCCACGGAGTCGCGGACCACCAGGCCGTTGGGGGCGCCGACCGTCGGCGTCGGCTGGTTCATCCCGGTGTACGTCCCGCCGGCGATCGTTCGGTCGGCGAAGATGCCCGGCGCGCCGTCGCGGCGGACGAACCCGGCCCCGGCGACCCGCTCGTAGTACCGGTCCCAGTGGGTGCCGAAACCCTCGCGGTACTGGTCGATCGGGAGGAGCTGCAGGTCCCCCGCGGCGCCGCCGAGCCGGCGGATCCGCTCGTCGAGGACCTCCGACGGCGCCGCCACCCAGACCACCGCCTGCACCGGGTCCGCGGCCGACGCCGGATCGGTCAGCGACCCCATCCCCTCGCCGAGCGACTGGTAGACGACGTGCGGCAGCGGCAGCGCCGGCGGCGTGAGCGCGCACACGTTGTCGAACAGCACGTCGTTCATCTGCAGGGAGCCGGACAGCTCCAGACCACCGGAGACGGTCCTGCCGCACAGGTCGCGCAGGTTCGACACCTCGCCGCGGCGGACGATGACGTGCACGAGATCGAAGTAGGCGGGCCCGAGCGTGCGCAGCCGGTTGACCTGGTTCAGGGTGCCCCGGCGGAACCGGGCCGCACTCTGGTAGTCGAACTGGTAGATACCGAAGGTGGCGTCCACGGCCACGTTGAGCTGGACCATCGCGAGGGAGCACGCGGCGGCCCCGTCGTCCTGAAGCCGGTAGAGGTTGTCGGCGCTGCCGTCGGTGGCGACCGGGTCGACGGTCAGTCCCCAGCCGGGATGGCGCCGGACGAGCTCGCGGCCCAGCTCCTGCGCGACGACCCAGTACGGGGAGTTCGCCTGCCCGGTGTAGATCTTCACATTCCGGCAGTGCGTCCCAGGATCGTGGGAGCTTCCCCGCGCCGGCACGAGCAGCACGACGAGCAGCGACGCTGCGAGCAGGCAGACCGCCAGGGCGGCGGCCGTCCGCGGCCGTGTCCGTCGCCCTGCCGGTGACGATGACGACACCCCGGTACCCCCGCCTCTCCCCGATCCCCGTCCCCCACGGCGACGACCGCCACGGCGCAGGCGGGTCCGATGTGCGCTCAGTATGCCCGACATATGCAGGCACCTTCACGCTGGGAGACCGACCGGCGTCACCGCGTCGGCGTCACCGCGTCGGTGTCACCGCGTCGGTGTCACCGCGTCGGCGTCACCGCGTCGGCGTCACCAGCGCGGTCTTGCCGAGCACGCCGCGCGGCGGCATGGGGCGGGGCACGGGGTGGAGGCGGGGAGCGGGAGACGGGAACGAACGCGGGCTCAGGCGTCCAGCAGGGACTCCAGGAACAGCACGGTGCGCGCCGCGACGCAGCGCCGACCTGCTCCGGTGAGCACGTCGTGGCCGCCGGGGACCACGTCGAGTTCGGCGCGCGGCGCGGTCCGGGTCGTCATGCGTACCAGGGGCAGCGGGCTGATCTCGTCGTCGGTGCCGTGCAGCAGCAGGATCGGCAGGTCGGGCAGGGCCCGCGGCGAGGGCTCCTCGACGAGCAGGCCGGCCACGGGCAGGTGCAGCAGCGGCAGGCCGAGCAGGACCAGCCCGTCGGGACGGACGGCGGGCGAGCCGACCATCGCCAGCGCCGCCAGCGCGCCGGTGTCGGAGCCGAGCAACACGAAGGGCGCGCCCGGGACCCGTCCCTCGACCAGGGCGGACACCCGGTTACCGCCGTCGGGGACGACGGTGAGCAGGTAGCCGTCGAGCGCCAGCCGGTCGGCGAGCGCGTCGAAGACCGCCGGGTCCTCGCCGCGGCCGGGCAGGGCGGCGATCGTGGCGCGGATGTCGCGGCGGGCGACGGTGGCGCGGGCGACCGGCCGCACGGGCGTCGTGACGGGGCTGCGCGGGCCGGGGGTCGCGGTGGCGGTCGCGGTGGCGGCCACGAGCGGGCGCGCGGCACGGGGCGCCGCGACGGCGGGATACCCGCCCGCCGGCCGATCGGTGAGGGACAGGGGTTGGAACGGCGACATCATCGGCGCCTGGTCTCCTTTGGAGGAAACGGATCGCCGCGGCCTGATGACCGGGCGTGCCGCGGACGCGGCAGGAGCATGGTCGTGCGTCGGGTGGCCGATCGGGCGGGTCACGCGCGTGGCATCCGGGCGGTGGACCGGTCCCCCGCCTGTCCCAGGGCCGAACGCGACGATGCCGGCTCCGGGGACACGGCCGGGCTCACCGGCCGACGACCGGGGCGGGCCCGGCGGCCCGGATGGGGGCGGGTAGTGCGGGAGTGCGGGCCGGGAGGTCTCGGCGCGGTGGCGCCGCCGACGTCCGACGGATGCGTGTTCGGCGACGGGCCGAAGTCCAGTCGGGGAAGCTTCCGGCGGATCAGCTCAGCGACAGCGCCATGAGGACGATGACGGCGTCAGGGAGACGTGGCTGAGTCGAACGGACTGACGTGCGTCCACAGACATGGTTACTACCCTCGGTAGTCGCACCATCATCCGTCAACGGGTTCTCGCTGTGCGCTGCATCACTTTCGTGGATCACAGGGCGGCGGAGCGCGCAACGACGGCAGGGGCACCACCCGATCGGGTGATGCCCCTGCCGTGACTCGCCCGCGGCGCCGCGGCGCCGCGACGGGGCTCACCCCCGCCGGGTGCCTGGGCCCGCCGCCCCCACCAGCCCGGGCCCGGTGAACCGGACTCGAGCGGGCGTGGACCCGGGCGGCCATGGTGCCGCGCTCAGACGGCCGCCGCGGCCTTCGCCTTCGCGAAACGCTCGGCGACGTCGGCCCAGTTGACGATGTTCCACAGGGCCGCCGCGTAGTCCGCCTTGACGTTCTTGTACTGCAGGTACCAGGCGTGCTCCCACGCGTCGAACACCAGCAGCGGGGTGTTGCCGACACCGACGTTGCTCTGGTGGTCGTACACCTGCTCGATCAGCAGCCGCTGGCCGGTGGCGTCGTAGGCCAGCACCCCCCAGCCGGAGCCCTGCACCGTCGTGGTCGCAGCGTTGAGCTGCGCCTTGAAGGCGTCGAAGGATCCGAAGTCGGTGGTGATGGCCTCGCCGAGCACGCCGTCCGGCTTGTCGCCGCCGTCCGGGGACAGGTTCTCCCAGTAGATCGAGTGGAGAATGTGCCCGGAGAGGTTGAACGCGAGCGTCTTCTCCAGGCCGACGATGGCGCCGAAGTCGCCCTTGTCGCGCGCCTCCGCGATCTTCTCAAGGGTGTCGTTCGCACCCTTGACGTAGGTCGCGTGGTGCTTGTCGTGGTGCAGCTCGACTATCTGTCCGATGATGGACGGTTCCAGTGCGCCATAGTCGTACTTCAGGTCGGGCAGCGTGTACGTCGCCACTAGAGCACGATCCTTTCCGTTCGCAAGGGATTTGTTCGGGGGCACCCACGGGGGGACTCCCGGCGGTTCAGGTGGGCGGTTCCGGCGACGTCGGCGGCCACCGGCCGGGCAGCCGGGGTCGGCGGGGCCTGGCGATGCCCATCGACCCTCTCCTCCTCCGGCGAGCCGCCGAGACGCCCATCCTGTGGACGTCGACGTCAGGTGCTACGAACGCCCGCCTGGACACTATCGCCAGGAGGATCGGTCCTGCATAGCGAGACCGGACACCGTCACGCGGGAAGGATCGTCCGTCGCTCCGGCCAATAACAGCCGGTGACGGCGACGAGGAGGTGGGCGGGATTCGGTGACCCAGGGAACAGCCGAGCGAGCCGGCCGGGGTGCCACCCCGCACGAACGTCCCGAGAATTCCCGGCGCCGCCCGTCCGGCCCCGCCCGTCCGTGCGCCGCACGGGCGGGCGGACCGCACCAGGACCGGCCGGGCAGCCCGCGAAGCACCCCGGCCGGCAGGGTCGGTCGTCGGGCGCCGCGCCCGCGTGGACCGCAGGCGCGCGGGGGTGGGCCGGAGCATGCCGCGAACCCTTCCCGCCGACGGGGCGACTGTTCCGACCTCCGCCCCCGACGCCGCGGTCAGTCGTCCTCGTGGATCTGCTGGCTGAGGTAGTTGGCCGCGCCGAGCTGGGAGATCAGTTCGAGCTGGGCGTCGAGCCAGTCGATGTGCTCCTCCTCGGAGACGAGGATCTGCTCCAGCAGGACCGCCGAGCCGATGTCGCCGCGCTCGCGGCTCAGCGCGATGCCGCCACGCAGCACGTCGACGGCCTCGAATTCGCCGGACCGGTCGATCTCGAGCTGCTCGGGAACCGTCTCGCCGATGCGCAGTGTGTGCAGCCGCTGCAGATTCGGCAGACCACCGAGGTAGAGGACACGCTCGATGAGCTGGTCGGCGTGCTTCATCTCGTCGATGGACTCGTGGTAGTAGTGCTCCGCGATCCGCCGGTAGCCCCAGTTGCGCTGCATCCGGCTGTGCAGGAAATACTGGTTGATGGTTGTGAGCTCGTTCGTCAGCACACTGTTGAGCAGTTCTATGATTTCCGTGTCGCCACGCGTCGCCATCGGTTCCACACCTTTCCGTCGACTGTTTCCAGCCGGACGTCCCCACACCGCGCCGGGCGGGGCGGCCAGCTGCTCCGGTCACCCCGGCGGCCCGCGACCGGACACCGACCATCTGCGACGACGAGGCCACAGATCGACCGGACCGGGCAGGCTTACGAACCTCGAGGCACCAGCAAATCACAAGGATGCGTAATTCGCAGCGAGCCGACACTCCCGACCGGTCACAACGATCGGAACATCGCTACGGGTAAGGCTGCCCGAAGTAAGGAGAGGCTACCCGTAGGTGGTGTGCACGGCGGGGACGATCCCTCGCAATCACAACCGGCTTCACCGCCGGGCGATCTCTGGTAATCGACCTGCGATGCCCCCCGCGCCCACTAATACGGCGGGACGGGAGGAGCTCAGCTTCCGGGCAGACGGACCAGGCCGAGATAGAAGTCGTCGATCCGGTGCAGGGCAAGGATGAAGGCGTCGAAGTCGACGGGCTTGGTGACGTACGCGTTCGCGTGCAGGCTGTAACTGCGCAGCACGTCGGTCGGGGCGTCCGAGGTCGTCAGGACGACGACCGGAATGGTCAGCAGGGCCGGATCCTCCTTGACCGACAGGAGAACCTCCCTGCCGTCCATCCGGGGCATGTTGAGGTCCAGCAGGATCAGATCCGGCCGGGGTGCCGCGGCATCGCGCAGGAAACGCATCGCCTCGACGCCGTCGGAGGCCACGTGCAGCTCGTGGTCGAACCCCCGGTCCGTCAGCGCCTCGGTGACCATGAGCGTGTCACCGGGGTCGTCCTCGACGAGCAGGATCCGAAAGGAGCGAACGGCGGTGGCGGACACGGCTTCGCCTCTCCTGGCAGTCGTCGGCGTCCCGGGAGGACGGGCGCGAGGTCGGCGCTCCCGCGCCGTCGCCCACGATATCGCCGGGCGCCCGGTTCGACCGGACCTGTCCGCGGGCCGTTGCCGGCCTGGCCCGGGCGGGCGGCGGGCCGCCCGCCTCCCCACGTCACGCGGTGTAACAATCCCGCCACGACCTCCGCCGCGCGGAGGGGGCTGGTTCGCGCGGCGGGTGCCTGCCCGGCCGGCGCCGCACCAGTTCGGGCCGGTCGGTCGGGAGGAGCCGCGTTCGATGTCCACGAACCAGCGCGCCACCGCCGTCCTGTTGCTGGTCTGCGCGGTGTGCGGCGCGGTCGGCCTCACCGAGTTGCGCCATGCGCTCGACTACCCCGAGGTGCTCAGCGCGCCCCCGGCCGACACCCTCGCGGTCGTGCGGGAGCACTGGCTGGCGATCGGCGTCGGTGTCGTGCTTGCCGGCGTCGCCGCCGGACTGCTGCTGCCGATCACCGTGGGGATCGTCCGGCTGCTGCCGCGCGGCCCGCATCGCCCCCTGCTGACCGTGTTGGGCGCGGCGACCGCCGGCGCGCACCTCACCGGCCTGCTGTTCTGGCTGATCACGGTGCCGGCGCTGGCCCGGCGCGCGGCGATCCCCGCCCAGGCGGACCACGCCTCCGCCGTCTTCGACACCGCACGCACCCTGTTCGGAGTCATGATCGGCGAGGTCCTCGCCTGCCTGCTGACCGCGAGCTGGACGGTCGCCCTGCTGACGCGCGCGGCACGGGCCGGCGTGACCCGGCGGCCCGCTACCCGACCGGCGTTGCCGAGAGTGGCCGGCGTCGTTCTCACGGGTTGGGGCGGCCTCGCCGCGGGGGGTGTGCTCGGGGGGGTCCTGCTGCCGTTCGGGGTGGATGCCGCGGTCACCGGGCGCGTCGTCGGAGAGCTGGTGTGGTACCTGTGGCTCGTCGGGCTGGCGGTCGCCGTCGGGCATCTCGATCCCGGGTGGCTCGCGGCGGACCCGACCGCGGCGGCGGCGGCCGACGGCCCTGCGTTGCCCATCGAACGGGTGGGCGGCGACGCGGCCCTGCCCGCCCCGGCCCTGCCCATGGTGGAGCTCCCCGTCGCAGACCTCCCCGTCGCAGACCTCCCCGTCGCAGATCACCCCGTCCCGGCCCTTCCCGTCGCGGACCCAGCCCCCGCCGGGGACCCACGTCCCGCCGCCGCCGTCGCCGGGCGCGACACCCGACTCCGCGAGCCGCAGTCGGCCGACGACGGCTTCTTCGACGCTGCCACCGAGATTTTCTGGGAGGATCCGACCGCCGGTGGTGGCGGGGCCCGTTCGGGCCGGCCGGGCCGTGGA from Frankia alni ACN14a harbors:
- a CDS encoding HD domain-containing protein produces the protein MSTIPSPSRSSPSPPSPSRDEPAGAVGPPVEPPPGITDARLARQIAFLLEIDQLKSVLRQSHLIDRSRRENDAEHSWHLAMLAVVLGEYAAAEVDQARVIRMLLIHDLVEVYAGDTFLYDTQAAASQAERERAAADRLFPQLPGDQADELRALWDEFEERRTPDARFARALDRVQPLLLNFYTAGSTWLPHRVSRADVLAHQKTVEDGSPALWAYIRVMIDEAVRRGYLLA
- a CDS encoding C4-dicarboxylate ABC transporter substrate-binding protein, encoding MSSSSPAGRRTRPRTAAALAVCLLAASLLVVLLVPARGSSHDPGTHCRNVKIYTGQANSPYWVVAQELGRELVRRHPGWGLTVDPVATDGSADNLYRLQDDGAAACSLAMVQLNVAVDATFGIYQFDYQSAARFRRGTLNQVNRLRTLGPAYFDLVHVIVRRGEVSNLRDLCGRTVSGGLELSGSLQMNDVLFDNVCALTPPALPLPHVVYQSLGEGMGSLTDPASAADPVQAVVWVAAPSEVLDERIRRLGGAAGDLQLLPIDQYREGFGTHWDRYYERVAGAGFVRRDGAPGIFADRTIAGGTYTGMNQPTPTVGAPNGLVVRDSVDPGLAVAAARIMADRPWLAGVLGQAAPAAVAHAHSDALESDADAGDGEYRQLWRNPVFCLVPVLPAVATALREYTSQQRCGLS
- a CDS encoding alpha/beta hydrolase, translated to MMSPFQPLSLTDRPAGGYPAVAAPRAARPLVAATATATATPGPRSPVTTPVRPVARATVARRDIRATIAALPGRGEDPAVFDALADRLALDGYLLTVVPDGGNRVSALVEGRVPGAPFVLLGSDTGALAALAMVGSPAVRPDGLVLLGLPLLHLPVAGLLVEEPSPRALPDLPILLLHGTDDEISPLPLVRMTTRTAPRAELDVVPGGHDVLTGAGRRCVAARTVLFLESLLDA
- a CDS encoding superoxide dismutase, whose protein sequence is MATYTLPDLKYDYGALEPSIIGQIVELHHDKHHATYVKGANDTLEKIAEARDKGDFGAIVGLEKTLAFNLSGHILHSIYWENLSPDGGDKPDGVLGEAITTDFGSFDAFKAQLNAATTTVQGSGWGVLAYDATGQRLLIEQVYDHQSNVGVGNTPLLVFDAWEHAWYLQYKNVKADYAAALWNIVNWADVAERFAKAKAAAAV
- the bfr gene encoding bacterioferritin, which produces MATRGDTEIIELLNSVLTNELTTINQYFLHSRMQRNWGYRRIAEHYYHESIDEMKHADQLIERVLYLGGLPNLQRLHTLRIGETVPEQLEIDRSGEFEAVDVLRGGIALSRERGDIGSAVLLEQILVSEEEHIDWLDAQLELISQLGAANYLSQQIHEDD
- a CDS encoding response regulator, which encodes MSATAVRSFRILLVEDDPGDTLMVTEALTDRGFDHELHVASDGVEAMRFLRDAAAPRPDLILLDLNMPRMDGREVLLSVKEDPALLTIPVVVLTTSDAPTDVLRSYSLHANAYVTKPVDFDAFILALHRIDDFYLGLVRLPGS